In a genomic window of Kaistia algarum:
- a CDS encoding DUF882 domain-containing protein, protein MNSKQRGRGWFSRQGVGLKVALASALFAGSVFISSISPEANAAAGDRALTLLYVHTNEQATIVFKRNGRYDPAALKQLNHLLRDWRKDQSTNMDPRLFDLIWEVYRQSGSRQPIHVVCGFRSPATNAMLRSRSRGVAQHSQHMLGKAMDFFIPDVPLAKLRAIGLRMQVGGVGFYPTSGSPFVHMDTGSVRHWPKMTREQLVRVFPDGKTLHVPSDGRPLPGYEQALAEYKARKSGGGEIMMASASPAKGKSWLSKLVGGGSDEAEDSLDGVPDVKAADAAAIAADTDAPVAKSAPKPAEATPEPETVVAEADIPLPRPSPIQRGADDTADAVSAETVVAEAVLPPIPRSSPIARPLVAMASASGDTAKRDLVAFAGPAAPKTAADAIADAVGSRNADGGPLMAYAPVDTSTPHIDASSGALVAGRAAGLRGSVTRTNGVAQARLVPVGYSMATLQLVMRSGSIRQADGAELVMPQPFALPEFFAAADEPTRSYFGRVAYNTKFRPDRSASAATPNGNMKVASN, encoded by the coding sequence ATGAATTCAAAACAGCGCGGTCGCGGCTGGTTCAGCCGCCAAGGCGTTGGCCTGAAGGTGGCGTTGGCCTCGGCTCTCTTCGCCGGCTCGGTCTTCATTTCCTCCATCTCGCCCGAAGCGAACGCCGCCGCCGGCGACCGGGCACTGACTCTCCTGTACGTCCATACCAACGAGCAGGCGACCATCGTCTTCAAGCGCAATGGCCGCTACGATCCCGCCGCGCTGAAGCAGCTGAATCATTTGCTGCGCGACTGGCGCAAGGATCAGTCTACCAACATGGATCCCCGCCTGTTCGACCTCATCTGGGAGGTTTACAGGCAGAGCGGATCGCGCCAGCCGATCCACGTCGTTTGCGGTTTCCGCTCGCCGGCCACCAACGCCATGCTCCGCTCGCGCTCTCGCGGCGTTGCCCAGCACAGCCAGCACATGCTCGGCAAGGCGATGGATTTCTTCATTCCCGACGTACCGCTTGCCAAATTGCGCGCCATCGGTTTGCGCATGCAGGTGGGCGGCGTCGGCTTCTATCCGACGTCCGGCTCGCCCTTCGTCCATATGGACACCGGTTCCGTTCGTCACTGGCCGAAGATGACCCGCGAGCAGCTCGTTCGCGTGTTCCCGGACGGCAAGACGCTCCATGTTCCGTCCGATGGGCGGCCCCTGCCCGGTTATGAGCAGGCTCTGGCTGAGTACAAGGCCCGCAAGTCCGGCGGCGGCGAGATCATGATGGCCAGCGCCTCTCCGGCGAAAGGCAAGTCGTGGCTCAGCAAGCTGGTCGGCGGCGGCTCTGATGAGGCTGAAGACAGCCTCGATGGCGTGCCGGATGTGAAGGCCGCCGACGCGGCGGCCATCGCTGCCGATACGGATGCGCCGGTGGCGAAGTCGGCCCCGAAGCCGGCTGAAGCCACGCCGGAGCCCGAGACCGTTGTCGCCGAGGCCGATATTCCGCTGCCGCGCCCCTCGCCGATCCAGCGTGGCGCCGACGACACGGCCGATGCCGTATCCGCGGAGACTGTCGTCGCCGAAGCTGTTCTGCCGCCGATCCCGCGGTCCTCGCCGATCGCGCGTCCGCTGGTCGCGATGGCGAGCGCCTCGGGCGACACGGCGAAGCGTGATCTTGTTGCTTTCGCCGGACCTGCGGCACCGAAGACAGCCGCGGATGCGATCGCCGATGCCGTTGGCAGCCGCAATGCTGATGGCGGACCGCTCATGGCCTATGCGCCGGTCGATACATCGACGCCGCATATCGACGCGTCGAGCGGCGCACTCGTCGCCGGTCGCGCCGCCGGCCTGCGTGGCTCGGTCACACGGACGAACGGCGTCGCGCAGGCTCGCCTCGTGCCGGTCGGCTACAGCATGGCGACGCTTCAGCTCGTCATGCGCTCGGGTTCGATACGCCAGGCGGACGGTGCCGAACTCGTCATGCCGCAGCCCTTCGCGCTCCCAGAGTTCTTTGCCGCAGCCGACGAGCCGACACGCTCCTATTTCGGCCGCGTCGCCTACAACACCAAGTTCCGCCCCGATCGTTCCGCGAGCGCCGCGACACCGAACGGCAATATGAAGGTCGCGTCGAACTGA
- a CDS encoding DUF2312 domain-containing protein produces MSNDDVQGIAASQLKSIVERIERLEEEKKAIADDIKDVYGEAKGNGFDTKVLRTIIRLRKQDASEREEQDAILDLYKAALGMV; encoded by the coding sequence ATGTCCAACGACGACGTTCAGGGGATCGCCGCCAGCCAGCTTAAATCCATCGTCGAGCGCATCGAGCGGCTCGAGGAAGAGAAGAAGGCGATCGCCGACGACATCAAGGACGTCTATGGCGAGGCCAAGGGCAACGGCTTCGATACCAAGGTCCTGCGGACGATCATTCGCCTGCGCAAGCAGGATGCATCGGAACGCGAGGAGCAGGACGCCATCCTCGATCTCTACAAGGCGGCGCTCGGCATGGTCTGA
- a CDS encoding DUF1244 domain-containing protein, protein MTIPDDESLRTELEAAAFRRLLGHLAERSDVQNIDLMNLAGFCRNCLANWYRDAAEAKGIDIGKDEARELIYGMPYAEWQRRHQTAASPEALAAFAASPPRHG, encoded by the coding sequence ATGACGATCCCGGATGACGAGAGCCTGCGCACCGAACTTGAGGCGGCTGCCTTCCGCCGGTTGCTGGGGCATCTGGCCGAGCGATCCGATGTGCAGAACATCGATCTCATGAATCTCGCCGGCTTCTGCCGAAACTGTCTCGCGAACTGGTATCGCGATGCGGCGGAAGCGAAGGGCATCGATATCGGCAAGGACGAAGCGCGCGAACTCATCTACGGCATGCCCTATGCCGAATGGCAGCGGCGCCATCAGACGGCGGCTTCGCCCGAGGCTCTGGCCGCCTTTGCGGCCTCCCCACCCCGGCACGGATAA
- a CDS encoding N-formylglutamate amidohydrolase → MHDPSSAKAGVHDAYEVLPGDEAGGLILLCDHATNRLPAAYGSLGLPPDELERHIAYDIGAAALTRGLAERFGVPAVLSRFSRLLIDPNRGQDDPTLVMRLSDGAVIPGNARINAAERRRRIEEFYQPYDEAIGHLVDRSLASGHVPAILSIHSFTPIWRGTPRPWHAGILWDQDPRLARALIEGLASQGDLVVGDNEPYHGALKGDTLYRHATERGLSHALLEVRQDLIADLAGVREWVDRIAAVLAPLDLGSSPHGIDFFGSSTGPVARRG, encoded by the coding sequence ATGCACGATCCTTCATCCGCCAAGGCTGGTGTTCACGACGCCTATGAAGTGCTTCCCGGAGACGAAGCCGGTGGCCTCATCCTGCTCTGCGACCATGCCACCAACCGGCTTCCCGCAGCCTATGGCTCGCTCGGTCTGCCGCCCGACGAGCTTGAGCGGCACATCGCCTATGATATCGGCGCGGCGGCGCTGACGCGAGGTCTTGCCGAGCGCTTCGGCGTCCCGGCTGTCCTGTCGCGGTTCTCGAGGCTGCTCATCGATCCCAATCGCGGCCAGGATGATCCGACGCTGGTCATGCGGCTTTCAGACGGTGCTGTGATCCCCGGCAATGCGCGGATCAACGCTGCCGAGCGTCGACGGCGGATCGAAGAATTTTACCAGCCCTATGACGAGGCGATCGGGCATTTGGTCGATCGGTCGCTGGCGAGCGGGCACGTTCCGGCGATCCTGTCGATCCACAGCTTCACGCCCATCTGGCGGGGCACGCCGCGGCCCTGGCATGCGGGGATCCTGTGGGATCAGGATCCGCGGCTGGCGCGCGCGCTCATTGAAGGGCTGGCCTCCCAAGGCGATCTCGTCGTGGGAGACAACGAGCCCTATCATGGCGCCCTGAAGGGCGACACGCTCTACCGTCATGCGACGGAGAGAGGGCTCTCTCATGCGCTGCTGGAAGTGCGACAGGATCTCATCGCCGACCTCGCCGGCGTGCGCGAATGGGTCGACCGCATCGCCGCCGTACTGGCGCCGCTCGATCTCGGCTCGTCGCCGCACGGCATCGATTTCTTCGGCTCGTCGACCGGGCCCGTCGCGCGACGGGGCTAG
- a CDS encoding DUF1036 domain-containing protein, protein MTGNVVTTRHAGSKQRRSHDPASFLANITIMRSTTPPPASPVSPMPKARPQIPSDRTLTGGNAKAHKALVCLNRLTIVSMRPTKLRTGPSLALALSVVFAVIVFFGSGSAFADLRLCNRTPNRVGVSIGYKDKKIWTTEGWWNIPVNSCETLVSGTLVSRYYYIYAVDYDHGGEWSGKYVMCTKDKMFTIQGTEDCVARGFNRSGFFEVDTGEQTTWTIQLNEPSQQGANTQ, encoded by the coding sequence ATGACAGGAAACGTCGTCACAACCCGTCATGCCGGGTCGAAGCAGAGGCGAAGCCATGATCCCGCCTCCTTTCTTGCGAACATCACCATTATGCGAAGCACCACCCCTCCCCCCGCCTCACCCGTCAGCCCCATGCCGAAGGCACGACCTCAAATCCCATCGGATCGGACGTTGACAGGCGGAAATGCCAAAGCCCATAAAGCACTCGTCTGCCTCAACCGATTGACGATCGTCTCAATGCGACCGACCAAGCTACGAACCGGGCCTTCCCTGGCCCTCGCGCTGTCGGTTGTCTTTGCGGTGATTGTATTCTTCGGTTCGGGATCGGCCTTTGCCGATCTTCGTCTCTGCAACCGGACGCCGAACCGTGTCGGCGTCTCGATCGGCTATAAGGACAAGAAGATCTGGACAACAGAGGGATGGTGGAACATCCCCGTCAACAGCTGCGAAACGCTTGTGAGTGGCACGCTCGTATCGCGATACTATTACATCTATGCCGTCGATTACGACCATGGCGGCGAATGGAGCGGCAAGTACGTGATGTGCACGAAAGACAAGATGTTCACTATTCAGGGCACGGAGGATTGCGTGGCTCGCGGCTTTAACCGCTCCGGCTTCTTCGAAGTCGACACGGGCGAACAGACAACCTGGACGATCCAGCTCAACGAACCGAGCCAGCAGGGAGCGAACACCCAATGA
- the pyk gene encoding pyruvate kinase, with amino-acid sequence MRRSRKVKILATLGPASSDKATIAALFKAGADVFRINMSHTAHEKLRELVSIIREVSKEVGRPIGILADLQGPKLRLGTFAEKAVEITVGQTFTLDSDPTPGTTGRVFLPHPEILEALEPGHRLLIDDGKVRLRVVSTDGKSALTTVEIGTKLSDRKGVSVPDSTIRTGALTEKDRADLDAALEAKVDWIALSFVQRPDDVAEVRKIAAGRAGIMSKIEKPQAVQRLAEIIEISDALMVARGDLGVEMPLEQVPGIQKQITRACRRAGKPVVVATQMLESMITAPVPTRAEVSDVATAVYEGADAVMLSAESAAGAFPIEAVETMDRIATEVERDVNHRNIMHAQRTEPEATGADAISAAARQIAETLNLAAICCYTASGSTGLRAARERPRTPIIALSPIESTACRLSIVWGLHCVVSEDAYNLDDMVNRACYIAAREEFAQPGDRIIITAGVPLRTPGATNMLRIAFVGTGNEGLTGIVEG; translated from the coding sequence ATGAGACGGTCGCGAAAAGTCAAGATTCTCGCGACCCTTGGGCCGGCCTCCTCGGACAAGGCAACGATCGCGGCGCTGTTTAAGGCGGGCGCGGACGTCTTCCGCATCAATATGAGCCATACCGCGCATGAAAAATTGCGCGAATTGGTGTCGATCATTCGCGAGGTCAGCAAGGAGGTCGGTCGCCCGATCGGCATCCTGGCCGATCTTCAGGGGCCGAAGCTCCGCCTCGGCACCTTCGCCGAAAAGGCCGTCGAGATCACGGTCGGCCAGACCTTCACGCTCGATTCCGATCCGACGCCGGGCACCACCGGCCGGGTCTTCCTGCCGCATCCTGAAATTCTCGAAGCGCTCGAGCCGGGGCATCGCCTGCTGATCGACGATGGCAAGGTGCGCCTGCGCGTCGTTTCCACCGATGGCAAGTCGGCGCTGACCACGGTCGAGATCGGCACCAAGCTCTCCGACCGCAAGGGCGTCTCCGTGCCGGATTCGACCATCCGCACCGGCGCGCTCACCGAGAAGGATCGTGCCGATCTCGACGCGGCCCTGGAGGCCAAGGTCGACTGGATCGCGCTTTCCTTCGTGCAGCGCCCGGACGACGTCGCCGAAGTGCGCAAGATCGCGGCCGGGCGCGCCGGCATCATGTCGAAGATCGAGAAGCCGCAGGCCGTGCAGCGCCTGGCGGAGATCATCGAGATATCCGACGCGCTCATGGTGGCCCGCGGTGATCTCGGCGTCGAGATGCCGCTGGAGCAGGTTCCCGGTATCCAGAAGCAAATCACCCGCGCCTGCCGGCGGGCCGGCAAGCCGGTGGTCGTCGCTACCCAGATGCTGGAATCCATGATCACGGCGCCGGTTCCGACCAGAGCCGAAGTCTCGGACGTCGCCACGGCCGTGTATGAGGGAGCCGACGCCGTCATGCTGTCGGCTGAATCGGCGGCTGGCGCCTTTCCGATCGAGGCCGTCGAGACGATGGACCGCATCGCCACCGAGGTTGAGCGCGACGTCAATCACCGCAACATCATGCATGCGCAACGCACCGAGCCGGAAGCGACCGGCGCCGATGCGATCTCGGCCGCAGCGCGGCAGATTGCCGAGACGCTGAATCTCGCCGCCATCTGCTGCTACACGGCCTCGGGCTCCACGGGACTTCGCGCCGCGCGCGAGCGGCCCCGCACGCCGATCATCGCGTTGTCGCCGATCGAGTCGACTGCCTGCCGCCTCTCCATCGTCTGGGGCCTGCACTGCGTCGTTTCCGAGGATGCCTATAACCTCGACGACATGGTCAACCGCGCCTGCTACATCGCCGCGCGCGAGGAATTCGCCCAGCCAGGCGATCGCATCATCATCACGGCTGGCGTGCCCCTGCGCACCCCAGGCGCGACCAACATGCTGCGCATCGCCTTTGTCGGCACGGGCAACGAGGGCCTGACCGGTATCGTCGAGGGCTGA
- a CDS encoding tetratricopeptide repeat protein, whose translation MRVFVVILFAASILLPPSAALSAGEDMPSPLAGSGKSRSDSPSPLAGKSLDQLFVTLADRGDEAAGQAAEAEIQRRWLESGSDTVDLLMQWSAESLAAKDFGGALDFLDAVTVLKPDYAEGWNRRATIFYLQDDYGKAIADLEKVLALQPRHFGALAGLGLILRDIDRKAEALAVLEKALAIDPYIDPDVKDTIDELKPKVEGQEI comes from the coding sequence ATGCGGGTTTTTGTCGTTATCCTCTTCGCTGCATCGATCCTTTTGCCGCCGTCTGCGGCGCTTTCCGCCGGCGAGGACATGCCGTCGCCGCTGGCCGGGTCCGGAAAGAGCCGGTCCGATTCGCCCTCGCCGCTTGCCGGGAAGTCGCTGGACCAGCTTTTTGTGACGCTTGCCGATCGCGGCGACGAGGCGGCCGGCCAGGCCGCCGAAGCCGAGATCCAGCGCCGCTGGCTGGAATCGGGCAGCGATACCGTCGATCTCCTCATGCAATGGTCGGCGGAATCACTCGCTGCCAAGGATTTTGGCGGCGCGCTCGATTTTCTGGATGCCGTGACGGTGTTGAAGCCCGACTATGCTGAAGGCTGGAACCGCCGCGCGACGATCTTTTATCTGCAGGATGATTACGGCAAGGCAATCGCCGACCTCGAAAAGGTGCTGGCGCTGCAACCGCGCCATTTCGGCGCTCTGGCGGGGCTTGGCCTGATCCTGCGCGATATCGACCGCAAGGCGGAGGCGCTTGCCGTTCTGGAGAAGGCGCTGGCGATCGATCCCTATATCGATCCCGACGTGAAGGACACGATCGACGAGCTCAAGCCGAAGGTCGAGGGACAGGAGATCTGA
- the ykgO gene encoding type B 50S ribosomal protein L36: protein MKIKNSLKSLLGRHRANRLVRRKGRVYIINKTNPRYKARQG from the coding sequence ATGAAGATCAAGAACTCGCTGAAGTCCCTGCTCGGCCGCCATCGTGCCAACCGGCTCGTGCGTCGCAAGGGCCGTGTCTATATCATCAACAAGACGAACCCGCGGTACAAAGCCCGCCAGGGCTGA